In Pseudorasbora parva isolate DD20220531a chromosome 20, ASM2467924v1, whole genome shotgun sequence, a single window of DNA contains:
- the LOC137049077 gene encoding gastrula zinc finger protein xLCGF3.1-like, whose product MAFIKEESEDMRIEETFSVKQEDPEKKTDLMLLKEESQELNEMEEKDCDFITGEKYFSCSRTKKSSSPKKAKKKQTNRNFICSYCSKSFSTKVCLKRIHTRAKPYTCKQCGMSFTYKVSLDIHLISHTGERPYTCKQCEKSFSLKGNLKAHMRIHSGEKPFACPHCGKSFTTKGNLEAHMRVHTGEKPFTCSQCGKSFNQKGTLEVHMRFHTGEKPFSIQETSRSSRFSVNATRGQVNTLLKGLPYVPMKGKLYPLPIPHCPRCYLGIDFVPDIPPFGKKTCILVAVNRFSKA is encoded by the exons AtggcgtttattaaagaggagagtgaagacatgAGGATTGAAGAGACATTCAGTGTGAAACAAGAAGATCCTGAGAAAAAAACAG ACCTGATGCTGCTGAAAGAAGAGAGTCAAGAACTGAATGAAATGGAAGAGAAAGATTGTGATTTCATAActggagaaaaatattttagttgttCACGGACTAAAAAGAGTTCCTCACCcaaaaaagctaaaaaaaaacaaacaaacaggaa TTTCATATGCTCTTACTGTAGCAAGAGTTTCAGTACTAAAGTATGCCTCAAGAGAATTCACACTAGAGCGAAGCCTTATACCTGCAAACAGTGTGGAATGAGTTTCACATATAAGGTATCCCTTGATATCCACTTGATAAGTCACACTGGAGAGCGGCCTTATACCTGCAAACAGTGTGAGAAGAGCTTCTCCCTAAAAGGAAATCTTAAGGCTCAC atgagaattcactcCGGAGAGAAGCCGTTCGCCTGCCCTcactgtggaaagagtttcacaacTAAAGGAAACCTTGAGgctcacatgagagttcacactggagagaagccttttacgtgctctcagtgtggaaagagtttcaatcAGAAAGGAACCCTTGAGGTTCACATGAGatttcacactggagagaagcctttcag CATCCAGGAAACCAGTAGATCCTCTCGCTTCTCTGTGAATGCTACTCGTGGCCAGGTGAACACTTTGCTCAAGGGTCTCCCCTATGTGCCAATGAAAGGCAAGCTCTATCCTCTACCCATTCCTCACTGTCCACGGTGTTACCTGGGAATAGACTTTGTTCCCGACATACCTCCATtcggaaaaaaaacatgcatccTAGTAGCtgtcaaccgcttctctaaagCCTGA